The following coding sequences lie in one Syntrophorhabdus sp. genomic window:
- a CDS encoding putative toxin-antitoxin system toxin component, PIN family, which produces MPVRVVIDTNVWISSLIAPGGSPSILIDAWRNDRFITILSEEQSNELFKVLTRPVFSSRYNIQPKEVFELTHLMSVRSEHVTLKNNMRLCRDPDDDRLIEAAVRGKARYLITGDRDLLDDGAVRSFLLRKRVDVVTVSQFLRKTGIINE; this is translated from the coding sequence GTGCCCGTTAGAGTCGTTATCGACACGAACGTATGGATCTCCTCACTTATCGCTCCCGGCGGTTCCCCATCCATACTCATTGATGCCTGGAGGAACGATCGGTTCATCACAATACTCTCGGAGGAACAATCAAACGAGCTCTTCAAGGTCCTCACGAGACCCGTCTTTTCTTCCAGGTACAATATCCAGCCGAAGGAAGTCTTCGAATTAACACATCTCATGTCCGTCAGGTCGGAACATGTCACGCTCAAGAATAACATGCGACTCTGTCGGGATCCAGACGATGACAGGTTGATAGAGGCGGCTGTGCGCGGCAAGGCCCGATACCTGATAACAGGTGACAGAGACCTCCTTGATGATGGTGCGGTACGGTCCTTCCTTTTGAGGAAACGTGTCGATGTTGTAACGGTATCGCAGTTCCTTCGCAAGACCGGTATCATTAACGAGTGA
- a CDS encoding antitoxin family protein gives MTRVIEAIYEEGVFKPVKKLRLKDKQRVQIQIISEDDWQRRFDTTIRTLRNKTARFSKKEIDKDIRQAIGEVREEKRAR, from the coding sequence ATGACAAGAGTCATAGAGGCCATCTACGAAGAGGGAGTTTTCAAGCCCGTAAAGAAGTTGCGCTTGAAAGACAAGCAAAGGGTCCAGATACAGATCATCTCCGAGGACGACTGGCAGAGACGGTTCGACACCACTATCCGAACACTGAGAAACAAGACCGCGCGGTTCAGCAAAAAGGAGATTGATAAGGACATACGTCAGGCGATTGGCGAGGTACGGGAAGAAAAGCGTGCCCGTTAG
- a CDS encoding sodium-independent anion transporter, with protein MADSAGGSTTAGQTGRYLTVLTAGLISGVLTIAMGCAFSALIFSGPLSGYIATGVKLILFGAFLLGAITAFASSYAGTVARPHEIPAAVIALMATAIAAGVPNQICVEGAFVTVVATIAVTGCATGIFFLLLGYFKAGNLIRFVPYPVIGGFLAGTGLLLVKGAFGVMTGKALTVANMAYLAD; from the coding sequence ATGGCAGACAGCGCAGGTGGCTCAACCACGGCCGGGCAGACTGGCCGGTACCTGACGGTCCTTACCGCCGGGCTCATCTCCGGCGTCCTCACGATAGCCATGGGGTGCGCCTTCTCGGCGCTCATATTCTCCGGCCCGCTCTCCGGCTACATCGCCACGGGCGTCAAGCTGATACTCTTCGGGGCCTTCCTTCTCGGCGCGATAACGGCGTTTGCCAGTTCCTACGCGGGCACCGTGGCCCGGCCCCACGAGATCCCGGCCGCGGTCATCGCCCTCATGGCGACCGCGATCGCGGCAGGGGTGCCGAATCAGATCTGCGTGGAGGGCGCTTTTGTCACCGTCGTGGCAACGATCGCGGTCACCGGCTGCGCGACGGGCATCTTCTTTCTCCTTTTGGGTTACTTCAAGGCCGGCAACCTTATACGGTTCGTTCCCTATCCTGTCATAGGGGGGTTTCTTGCCGGTACCGGACTCCTTCTCGTGAAAGGGGCCTTCGGGGTCATGACGGGAAAGGCGCTCACCGTGGCCAACATGGCCTATCTCGCGGACC